A genomic region of Cannabis sativa cultivar Pink pepper isolate KNU-18-1 chromosome 1, ASM2916894v1, whole genome shotgun sequence contains the following coding sequences:
- the LOC115705831 gene encoding tubulin-folding cofactor D, whose translation MAAMAEDTTRQKEELDGLPVEEEDDEHGSKERVVQKYFLLEWELVKSLLNGIVSEGRVSDPSIPHKIRSIMDKYQEQGQLLEPYLETIVSPLMFIVRSKTIELGVASDEIFEVIKPICIILYSLVTVCGYKAVIRFFPHQVSDLELAVSLLEKCHYTKSVSSLRQESTGEMEAKCVMLLWLSILVLVPFDISSVDTSITSNTNLGEHEPAPLVLKIIGFSKDYLANAGPMRSISALVLSKLLTRPDMPKAFSSFVDWTHEVLSSVVDDAMDHFRLLGVVEALTAIFKSGGRNLLLDIVAKVWDDTALLIKSSYAARSPLLRKYLMKLTQRIGFICLPHRIPSWRYVSKTTSLGENVSLSASRESDQHSYGTNVVDCGSDKTSSCLQDEDIDVPEIVEEIIEMLLTGLRDTDTVVRWSAAKGIGRITSRLTSALSEEVLSSVLELFSPGEGDGSWHGGCLALAELARRGLLLPVSLPNVVPVVAKALHYDIRRGPHSVGSHVRDAAAYVCWAFGRAYYHSDMRNILDQLAPHLLSVACYDREVNCRRAAAAAFQENVGRQGNYPHGIDIVNTADYFSLSSRVHSYTHVAVFIAQFEGYLYPFAEELLYNKICHWDKGLRELAAEALSALVKYDPVYFADSVLETLIPCTLSSDLCMRHGATLAVGELVLALHQCDYALSSEKQKRVAAVVPAIEKARLYRGKGGEIMRLAVSRFIECISLVRLSLTEKIKRSLLETLNENLRHPNSQIQDAAVKALKEFVLAYLVAHDVGGTSDITSKYLLLLADQNVAVRRGSALAIGVLPYELLAKRWRDVLTKLCSCCAIEDNPDDRDAEARVNAVKGLVSVCEKLTQDQNSDGSRPLGEDYMDLILLIKNEVMTSLLKALDDYSVDNRGDVGSWVREAAMDGLERCTYILCNRASVGLTEISGEVEPSSELHNSDLVENNQSTSIFDANLATTVVGGICKQAVEKMDKLREVAAMVLQRILYCKIVYIPHIPYREKLEGIVPEKTDLKWTVPSFSYPRFVQLLQFSCYSRLVLSGLVISIGGLQESLRKSSLSALLDYLQAVEIGNEDERKSREYMLSTDMLWVLQNYRKCDRVIIPTLKTIEILFSNKIFLNMEAHTTVFLAGVLDSLEAELKGSRDFSKLYAGIAILGYVASTLESPGNVQAFSHLLSFLGHRYPKIRKAAAEQVYLVLLQNGDLVNEHKIEKALEIISETCWDGDLEASRLERLELYDMAGLDAELLRKLSGVPKKNRERKPTASDENASYSSLVGSSGF comes from the exons ATGGCTGCCATGGCGGAAGACACGACAAGGCAGAAGGAAGAATTAGATGGATTACCAGTGGAAGAGGAAGACGACGAGCACGGTTCCAAGGAGAGGGTGGTACAGAAGTACTTTCTCTTAGAATGGGAGCTCGTTAAATCCCTCTTAAACGGGATTGTTTCCGAAGGACGTGTCTCTGATCCCTCCATTCCTCATAAGATCCGATCCAtt ATGGACAAGTATCAAGAACAGGGGCAGCTACTGGAGCCTTACTTGGAGACCATAGTTTCCCCTCTGATGTTTATTGTCCGTTCTAAAACGATTGAGCTAGGTGTAGCTTCTGACGAAATTTTTGAAGTTATTAAGCCAATATGCATCATTCTTTATTCTCTGGTCACTGTCTGTGGATACAAGGCTGTAATCAGGTTCTTTCCCCATCAAGTTTCGGACTTGGAGCTAGCTGTCTCTCTCTTGGAGAAGTGTCATTATACAAAATCTGTGTCGTCTCTCCGGCAGGAAAGTACAGGAGAAATGGAAGCTAAATGTGTAATGCTTTTGTGGCTCTCAATACTGGTCTTGGTTCCATTTGATATCTCCAGTGTTGATACGAGTATAACAAGTAACACTAATCTTGGTGAACATGAGCCAGCTCCTTTGGTTTTGAAGATTATAGGATTTTCCAAGGATTATTTGGCAAATGCAGGCCCTATGCGCTCTATATCTGCTCTTGTACTCTCTAAACTTCTAACACGTCCAGATATGCCAAAGGCCTTTTCCAG TTTTGTTGATTGGACACATGAAGTCCTATCTTCTGTCGTAGATGATGCCATGGATCACTTCCGGTTACTTGGAGTTGTAGAAGCACTTACTGCCATTTTTAAG AGTGGTGGACGGAACCTCTTGCTTGATATAGTTGCTAAAGTTTGGGATGACACAGCATTATTGATCAAGTCAAGTTATGCAGCACGGAGTCCTTTGCTTCGCAAATATTTGATGAAGTTAACTCAGCGGATTGGGTTTATTTGTCTCCCTCATCGTATACCTTCATGGCGTTATGTG AGCAAAACCACCTCATTAGGAGAAAATGTATCTCTCTCTGCATCCAGGGAAAGTGATCAACACAGTTATGGCACGAACGTTGTTGATTGCGGCTCTGATAAAACTTCCAGCTGCCTGCAGGATGAAGATATAGATGTTCCAGAAATTGTTGAAGAAATCATTGAGATGTTACTTACTGGTTTAAGAGACACA GATACTGTAGTGCGTTGGTCTGCTGCAAAAGGTATAGGCCGTATTACTTCACGTCTTACATCTGCCCTCTCAGAGGAGGTGCTCTCATCTGTCTTGGAGCTATTTTCACCTGGCGAG GGTGATGGTTCTTGGCATGGAGGTTGCTTAGCTTTGGCTGAATTGGCTCGTAGAGGATTGCTGTTGCCAGTTAGTCTTCCCAATGTCGTACCTGTTGTTGCGAAG GCACTGCATTATGATATACGAAGGGGTCCACATAGTGTTGGTTCTCATGTACGCGATGCTGCTGCTTATGTTTGTTGGGCTTTTGGTCGTGCATATTATCACTCAGATATGAGGAACATTTTGGACCAACTTGCTCCGCATCTTTTGTCGGTGGCCTGCTATGACCGTGAG GTGAACTGTCGAagagcagcagcagcagctttTCAGGAGAATGTTGGAAGACAAGGGAATTACCCACATGGCATTGACATTGTGAACACAGCAGATTATTTTTCACTTTCTTCTCGAGTACACTCCTACACTCATGTTGCTGTGTTTATTGCTCAATTTGAGGGTTATCTTTATCCGTTTGCAGAGGAGCTTCTATATAACAAGATCTGTCACTGG GATAAAGGTTTGAGAGAACTTGCAGCAGAGGCTCTTTCTGCTCTTGTCAAGTATGACCCAGTGTATTTTGCGGACTCTGTTTTGGAAACActaattccttgtactctttcaTCTGACTTGTGCATGCGTCATGGGGCAACATTGGCCGTTGGGGAACTTGTTTTGGCACTACATCAATGTGATTACGCGCTTTCTTCTG AAAAACAAAAACGTGTTGCTGCTGTTGTTCCTGCTATTGAGAAAGCACGCTTATATCGTGGAAAGGGTGGAGAGATAATGCGTTTAGCTGTTTCACGATTCATTGAATGTATATCTTTAGTTCGTTTGTCATtaacagaaaagataaaacggAGTTTGCTTGAGACTCTAAACGAGAATTTGAGGCATCCTAATTCTCAGATTCAG GATGCTGCTGTTAAAGCTCTGAAAGAGTTTGTTCTAGCATACTTAGTTGCTCATGACGTCGGAGGTACTAGTGATATAACGTCTAAGTATCTTCTATTGTTGGCTGATCAAAATGTTGCTGTGAGAAGAGGATCAGCTTTGGCAATAGGTGTTTTGCCATATGAACTATTGGCCAAGAGGTGGAGGGATGTCCTTACAAAGCTCTGTAGCTGTTGTGCAATTGAG GATAATCCTGATGATAGAGATGCTGAAGCACGAGTAAATGCTGTGAAAGGACTTGTATCAGTTTGTGAAAAATTAACTCAAGATCAAAATAGTGATGGTAGTAGACCTCTAGGGGAGGATTATATGGATTTGATACTGCTGATAAAAAATGAAGTGATGACGAGTCTATTGAAAGCTCTTGATGATTATTCTGTTGATAACAGAGGTGATGTGGGCTCTTGGGTTCGTGAGGCTGCCATGGATGGCCTTGAGAGATGTACTTACATACTTTGTAATAGAGCTTCAGTTGGTTTAACTGAAATTTCAGGTGAAGTTGAGCCTTCATCAGAGCTTCATAACAGTGATCTGGTCGAGAATAATCAGTCAACTTCAATTTTCGATGCTAACCTTGCAACTACTGTTGTTGGGGGAATATGCAAGCAAGCTGTTGAGAAAATGGACAAACTAAGAGAAGTGGCTGCTATGGTTCTTCAGAGGATTTTGTATTGTAAGATAGTTTATATCCCACATATACCTTACAGGGAAAAGCTGGAAGGAATTGTTCCTGAGAAAACCGACTTGAAATGGACT GTACCCTCTTTCTCATATCCACGCTTCGTACAATTGCTTCAGTTCAGCTGTTATAGCAGGTTAGTACTGTCTGGTCTAGTAATCTCTATTGGTGGCTTGCAAGAATCTTTGAGGAAGTCATCTCTGTCAGCATTGTTGGACTATCTTCAAGCTGTTGAAATTGGAAACGAGGATGAGAGAAAGTCTAGAGAATATATGCTATCAACCGACATGCTTTGGGTACTCCAGAATTACAGGAAGTGTGACAGGGTCATTATACCTACATTAAAG ACCATTGAAATTCTCTTCAGTAATAAGATATTTCTGAATATGGAG GCTCACACCACGGTCTTTCTTGCTGGTGTGTTGGATTCTCTGGAAGCTGAATTAAAGGGATCAAGAGACTTCTCCAAGTTATATGCAGGAATCGCAATACTTGGATATGTAGCTTCTACTTTGGAAAGCCCTGGAAATGTTCAGGCTTTCTCTCATCTTCTCAGCTTCTTAGGTCACCGGTACCCTAAG ATAAGGAAAGCTGCTGCTGAACAAGTATACCTTGTGCTCCTGCAAAATGGGGATCTTGTGAATGAGCACAAGATTGAGAAGGCTCTTGAAATAATATCAGAAACGTGTTGGGATGGTGACTTAGAAGCATCAAGGCTTGAAAGGTTAGAGTTGTATGATATGGCCGGTCTTGACGCTGAGCTGCTTCGAAAATTGAGTGGAGTACCTAAAAAGAACAGGGAGAGGAAGCCCACAGCGTCTGATGAAAATGCGTCATATTCTTCGTTAGTAGGGTCTTCTGGGTTTTAG
- the LOC115706413 gene encoding methionine aminopeptidase 1A — protein MAGGSDVAEASSLSCLQCGKPANLQCPKCMELKLPRDGASFCTQDCFKASWSSHKSVHLKAKLSSLGAGATGDQKSDAATEGWQYCIKKGQARTPKLPYFDWTGSLRPYPISSKRTVPAHIDKPDWANDGIPKIEPNSDLQHVVEIKTPDQIKRMRETCRIGREVLDAAARIIQPGITTDEIDRVVHDATIAAGGYPSPLNYHFFPKSCCTSVNEVICHGIPDARKLEDGDIVNVDVTVYYNGVHGDLNETFFVGNVDEESRKLVQVTYECLEKAISIVKPGMRFREIGEVVNRHASMSGLSVVKSYCGHGIGELFHCAPNIPHYARNKAVGVMKAGQTFTIEPMINAGVWRDRMWPDGWTAVTADGKRSAQFEHTLLVTETGVEVLTARLPSSPNVYPWLNA, from the exons ATGGCCGGTGGTTCAGATGTGGCTGAAGCATCTTCTTTGTCATGTCTTCAGTGTGGCAAGCCTGCCAATCTTCA ATGTCCTAAATGCATGGAGTTGAAGCTTCCTCGTGATGGTGCTTCTTTTTG CACTCAAGATTGTTTCAAAGCTTCTTGGAGCTCTCATAAATCAGTGCATTTGAAAGCAAAGCTATCCTCGTTAGGGGCTGGTGCAACTGGTGATCAAAAGTCTGATGCAGCTACTGAAGGTTGGCAATATTGCATAAAGAAAGGACAAGCTCGAACTCCAAAACTTCCTTATTTTGATTGGACAGG GTCTCTAAGGCCATATCCTATATCTAGTAAGAGAACTGTACCTGCTCATATTGATAAACCTGATTGGGCAAATGAT GGAATTCCGAAAATTGAGCCTAACAGTGATCTGCAGCATGTGGTTGAG ATCAAAACTCCAGATCAAATTAAGAGAATGCGAGAAACATGTCGA ATTGGAAGGGAGGTTTTGGATGCAGCTGCCCGAATAATACAACCTGGTATCACCACTGATGAAATTGACAGAGTGGTCCACGATGCAACTATTGCTGCTG GAGGGTATCCATCTCCGCTCAACTATCATTTCTTCCCAAAGTCTTGCTGCAC GTCTGTTAATGAAGTAATTTGCCACGGGATTCCTGATGCCAG GAAATTGGAGGATGGTGATATTGTTAATGTGGATGTGACAGTGTACTATAATGGGGTTCACG GTGATCTAAATGAAACCTTCTTTGTGGGAAATGTTGATGAGGAGTCTAGAAAACTAGTCCAGGTCACATATGAGTGCTTGGAAAAAGCGATATCTATTG TTAAACCTGGAATGAGGTTTCGTGAAATAGGTGAAGTCGTTAATCGCCATGCTTCTATGTCAGGGCTCTCTGTG GTGAAGTCATATTGTGGTCATGGCATTGGAGAACTCTTTCATTGTGCGCCAAATATTCCTCATTATGCTA GAAATAAAGCGGTTGGTGTTATGAAGGCTGGACAGACATTTACAATTGAACCTATGATCAATGCAG GAGTTTGGCGTGATCGGATGTGGCCTGATGGGTGGACTGCAGTTACAGCTGATGGTAAACGCAGCGCTCAATTTGAACACACTCTTTTG GTTACCGAGACGGGAGTCGAAGTTCTCACAGCACGGTTGCCTTCGTCCCCAAATGTGTACCCTTGGCTGAATGCGTAG